The following proteins come from a genomic window of Vanessa tameamea isolate UH-Manoa-2023 chromosome 6, ilVanTame1 primary haplotype, whole genome shotgun sequence:
- the LOC113393246 gene encoding uncharacterized protein LOC113393246: MFKQKLFLLMCAYSALAALDGYSAQQDPDQFHIQTDEDDDRYFLYQTHNGQYRKERRLKDGSVVGTTGWVGADGFLRLQDYIADDQGYRIYKSKTVYVGENRPIGESLKIAKTAPTDSGFNITPAPAPHPPRGTPRFSTTTQTPLPHSSTQSLHNIYPTEISITPPPLSYSRPTSTPKVNVSPNSIDSSTQYDFKPTVTPITASEASSTPNPYNYDLSNTNTIDGYYTSDSTPNGRFDVINPNSYRHANDWTRRQRPEVHLGDGYTPQFPGYDGVAFRRNGFRYYLPKQYHEEETQDADERTGSFGYIDPFGIRRVIYYNTAPGQGFQIRKNNRYVGHDATPYDPRPAK; this comes from the exons ATGTTTAAACAAAAGCTTTTTCTGCtg atgtGCGCATACAGCGCACTAGCTGCTCTAGATGGTTATAGCGCGCAACAAGATCCCGATCAGTTCCATATACAAACAGATGAAGATGACGATCGGTATTTCCTTTACCAAACACACAACGGCCAGTATCGTAAGGAACGGCGACTCAAAGATGGTTCAGTAGTCG GAACCACGGGCTGGGTGGGCGCTGATGGATTTTTAAGACTACAAGACTACATCGCTGATGACCAAGGATACAGAATTTATAAGTCGAAGACAGTTTACGTGGGGGAAAACCGCCCGATAGGA GAATCTCTTAAAATAGCAAAAACAGCACCAACTGATTCTGGTTTTAACATAACTCCAGCACCAGCCCCTCATCCTCCGCGAGGGACTCCACGCTTCAGTACGACAACTCAAACCCCGCTTCCTCATTCTTCTACACAGAGTTTACACAATATTTACCCCACAGAAATATCCATTACACCACCACCTCTATCGTATTCGCGTCCAACTTCAACACCAAAAGTTAATGTGTCGCCGAACTCTATCGATTCATCGACACAATACGATTTTAAGCCAACTGTAACACCAATCACAGCTAGTGAAGCTTCCTCAACGCCGAATCCTTACAATTACGATTTATCGAACACTAATACAATAGACGGATATTACACAAGTGATAGCACTCCTAATGGCCGTTTTGATGTTATCAATCCGAATTCCTATAGGCATGCAAATGACTGGACCAGAAGACAAAGGCCTGAAGTGCACCTCGGCGATGGCTACACTCCACAATTCCCAGGCTATGATGGTGTCGCCTTTAGAAGGAACGGATTCCGATACTATCTTCCTAAACAGTATCATGAAGAAGAAACCCAAGATGCTGATGAAAGAACAGGTAGTTTTGGATATATAGATCCTTTCGGAATTCGTcgagtaatatattataacacagCGCCTGGACAAGGGTTCCAAATTCGAAAAAACAACAGATATGTTGGCCATGATGCCACTCCTTACGACCCAAGACCTGCAAAgtga
- the LOC135193336 gene encoding uncharacterized protein LOC135193336: MIVALLYLVTFQFVLLLDVYALYNKDVVCTIDENNFPICKTFNVPKHRRNIHSNIPSHEPYLPSAKNGLFYNCSSQECKALKIYSITQLALPQLPVKYCYLEMPEKYKCESLKYNYYKNIDKLLFLSNNIPNKLFYLIDCLAYSDGGRVCHKKDEVDSYTKLVDIGNVARPNETNVLSQEEFICEQTQDKRVTCVLDRYVPYADGLKAKEMIKIDNKILVKTGGYLVTLNYICFESWCSYSGEIKPTRRAGRYEPPGGKVYRCYYGNKQQIYKEISGSSRNVYNERGWLSS; encoded by the exons ATGATTGTCGctcttttatatttagttactttccagtttgttttattattggatGTCTACGCG ctTTATAATAAGGATGTCGTATGTACTATTGACgag aataattttCCAATATGCAAGACATTTAATGTTCCCAAGCACAGAAGAAATATTCATAGTAACATTCCATCGCACGAACCTTATCTACCGAGCGCAAAAAATGGTTTATTCTATAATTGTTCCTCGCAAGAATGcaaagctttaaaaatatattctataactcAATTAGCTTTACCCCAATTACCAGTAAAGTACTGCTATCTAGAAATGCCTGAgaaatataaatgcgaaagtttgaaatataattattataaaaatatagataagttGTTATTCCTATCGAATAATATACCGAATAAGTTATTCTATTTGATAGATTGCTTAGCATACTCAGACGGTGGGCGAGTATGCCATAAGAAGGACGAAGTTGATTCATACACCAAATTGGTAGATATTGGTAACGTGGCAAGGCCAAACGAAACCAATGTTTTATCGCAGGAGGAATTCATATGTGAACAGACTCAAGACAAAAGAGTCACATGTGTTCTTGATCGCTACGTGCCTTACGCCGATGGTCTTAAGGCtaaagaaatgattaaaatagataataaaatactcgTCAAAACGGGAGGCTATTTAGTTACtttaaactatatttgttttgaatctTGGTGTAGTTATAGCGGTGAGATAAAACCCACGCGCAGGGCCGGAAGATACGAACCGCCTGGGGGCAAAGTATACAGATGCTACTATGGAAACAAACAGCAAATCTACAAAGAAATATCCGGTAGTTCAAGAAACGTTTATAATGAGCGTGGTTGGTTaagttcataa
- the LOC113393475 gene encoding dr1-associated corepressor homolog, whose amino-acid sequence MVQLKTVCVVLYILACCLQVQADKYTDENRPYEFGFNIEGEQHRHEKKDENGIIMGEFGFITADGVYHVTVYATDENGNFKILSMKNIRVKPYPTAANQSPRQGHSLTLPSSPQIKTTSTTQSNNKAQPLKQELTPGPAKTCSHCSIPTTTTPSPKLFGGGSINKNNEQNDNNYNTQIQSNENSYNNGQNLYNGNSRFTGSDQNYPNQVANGQQYSQDVNINQPSKELKTPKVSDSPQNSGGEQNYPHSSGIGQNNLQNNPQDFERYPQRANSGQEYSQGIPSQIQGQKEVPVKQFPDERPTGISENSSYNEESNLSYPNNAKYSQEKAVPKNNFNVGRQPKSFNDILQSVDPEQHYNNGNQPLESPQSGNGNLPKKPVLFAAQMQIVDKNTDIYHKNPGEADGLPAGLTNNDMKTLLYTFNYTLGFHGHHEKGYTNGAKFGYYYVTGRNGIRTRVDYIADETGFHPKISQEVLDVLSDDVPKPETEKDVKFGLKGYEFKWLYYPANES is encoded by the exons ATGGTTCAACTAAAAACTGTTTGTGTTGTTCTTTACATATTAGCCTGCTGTTTACAAGTACAGGCTGATAAATACACCGATGAAAACAGACCATATGAATTTGGATTTAACATTGAAGGAGAACAACACAGGCATGAGAAAAAGG ATGAAAATGGTATAATTATGGGCGAGTTTGGATTTATTACTGCCGATGGCGTTTATCACGTGACTGTATATGCTACGGATGAAAACGGAAATTTCAAGATATTGTCTATGAAGAACATACGCGTGAAGCCtt atCCAACTGCTGCTAACCAGAGTCCAAGACAAGGGCACTCACTGACGTTGCCATCTTCACCCCAAATTAAAACAACAAGTACAACACAATCTAATAATAAAGCACAGCCACTAAAACAAGAACTAACTCCAGGGCCTGCCAAAACCTGTTCTCATTGCAGTATACCAACAACCACTACCCCATCACCAAAACTGTTTGGTGGtggttctataaataaaaataacgaacaaaacgacaataattataatacacaaatacaatCGAAtgaaaattcttataataatggTCAAAACTTATATAATGGTAATAGTCGATTTACCGGATCCGATCAAAATTACCCTAATCAAGTAGCTAACGGACAACAATATTCACaagatgtaaatattaatcaacctTCCAAAGAATTAAAAACACCCAAAGTATCTGACAGTCCTCAAAATTCTGGTGGTGAACAGAATTATCCACATTCATCTGGTATAGggcaaaataatttacaaaataatccaCAAGATTTTGAAAGATATCCACAACGTGCTAATTCAGGGCAGGAATATTCTCAAGGAATACCTTCTCAAATTCAAGGACAAAAAGAAGTTCCTGTAAAACAATTTCCTGATGAAAGACCCACAGGCATATCTGAAAACAGTTCCTATAATGAAGAATCGAACTTATCTTATCCTAATAATGCAAAATACAGTCAAGAAAAGGCTGTacctaaaaacaattttaatgtaggCAGACAGCCTAAAAgctttaatgatattttacaaTCTGTTGATCCAGAACAACATTATAATAACGGTAATCAACCACTAGAATCGCCTCAATCAGGCAATGGCAATCTTCCTAAAAAACCAGTGCTATTCGCTGCTCAAATGCAAATAGTCGataaaaatacagatatttatcataaaaatccCGGCGAAGCTGATGGTCTACCAGCAGGTTTAACCAACAATGACATGAAAACTCTTCTATACACTTTCAATTACACTTTAGGATTTCATGGACATCATGAAAAAGGTTACACGAACGGTGCCAAATTTGGATATTATTATGTAACGGGACGGAACGGGATTAGAACGAGAGTTGATTATATCGCTGATGAAACTGGTTTCCATCCTAAAATTTCACAAGAAGTTTTAGATGTACTATCTGATGACGTACCGAAACCTGAAACAGAAAAAGATGTTAAATTTGGTCTGAAAGGCTATGAATTTAAATGGCTATATTATCCTGCCAATGAAtcctaa